The Gossypium arboreum isolate Shixiya-1 chromosome 4, ASM2569848v2, whole genome shotgun sequence DNA segment TCAAATCGAGGTGTCATCTTTACTCAATTACTTTAATATTGACATAttgtgaaaaattatgaaattaaaaagaaaatgatgaaaactcAACCTCACCGCATGAGAATAAAAACTGAAgtgactctttttttttttaacaactcaatctcttttgttttatgatttgaaTATCTGCATTTACCTTCGCTTACTTCCCCTTTTCTACTGGGAACAAAGGTGGTTGAATATTCGTGAATCCCAACCCACCTACGTAACTACCACCTTTCACAAATTCTGGCATCATAACCGGAAAATTCGATGGGAAACACTTCCTCCATGCTCACTCAGTACGACATCGAAGAAGTACAACAACACTGTAACAACGCCTGTAATTGACTCGCTATCCCATCCATGTCCCTAATTTTGCTCTTCACTCTTTCATCTCCCTACTACTTAATCCTTTCTCAGCCGTTGATTTGTGTGTTCGTCTGTTTTTCCTCATGATCTGCAGTTTCGCAGCAGGAGATCGTCTCTCTATATGAAAGATTCTGTCAGTTGGATCGAAACGGCGGCGGTTTCGTCTCCGGCGAGGAGTTTTTGTCCGTGCCTGAGTTCGCTGTTAATCCTCTCTctcaggtttttttttttgttcgttTCTTTTCTTTATAATGTGCGTTGTTGGGGGTTCTTTATGGGTCAAATGTTTTTGGAAAACTATGCAGAGATTGTTGAGGATGCTAGATGGATTGAATTTCAAGGAATTCGTAGCGTTTTTGTCTGCATTTAGTCCTCGTGCTACTGTGCAACAAAAAATTGAATGTACTGattccttaaatttttttaattaatataaaatttagttaatttctTACTTAATTTTTAACTGAAATTTGCAAATTTGATTTGTAGTTATATTCAAGGTGTATGATTCAGATGGCAATGGGAAAGTAACCGTTAACGACATGTTGGATGTTTTGCATGATTTGACTGGCCAATTCATATCTGAACAGCAGAGGGAGGTTAGTTTAATTCTTTATTGATTTTTCTTTCAGTGTTCATCTTTTTCTTGGTTAACCGGACAAGAAAGAGTTTTTTGTGTCACTCTGTTGTTCTTGCCAAATATTAATAAGCTGCATTTTCTAGGAATAAGTTTGAGATAATTCACTTTCTAAAACAAATGATCATCTAAAGTATCATGCCACTTTACTACCTCACGTAACCAATCATCAAACAAATCAATGTTGAAAAAAAGCGTGGATGTAGTTGGAGAAAATGGGTTACAATCTTACATTTCTTCATCCTCATAGGTCGATTTGATATTAGAAATGCCTCTTTTTACTGACTGCAAAGTATGTTTCTTCTGCTCAGATACAAATAAAACCTGCATTGTTGTAACTTTAAATCTTTTTGTCACTAGAAATTAGAATATTTAGATATTTTTGCTTTATTCTCAATTTGCCTTTTGTGTTTGACAATTGGTACAGCAAGTTTTGACTAAAGTTCTCGAGGAAGCAGGTTACAATAAGGAGTCCCTATTAGTTATGTCAGACTTTGTAAAGGTACCCTTGGCTTTATTTGTGATAATTTTGGTGCTTTGAGCATTTGAATAGTTTCATTTTGTTATAACTTGTTTATAAggctaataatataatattaaggcaAACGGAGAGACGTTTGAAGCAGAGAGTTTTTTCAGAGCCTGATATTTACATAGTTCAGTTGAAGAATTTACTGCTTGAACTTTTACACCATTTAATATTAGAGAAAAGTCTTAGAATTGATTGTTCATAGATTAAGTCATTATGGAGATATCTCTGTTCAAGTTCCAAAATAAATACGCTTAGCTACTAGACCCCTGTATCCCCCTTTTTAAGTTAGGAGCATATCAGTTTTTGTTAACTTTTGAGAGAATATACAATTTAATGGAGGATACCAATGTCAAGAGCTGTGGCAGACCAATGGAAATATATGGAAACTATAAAAGAGCATATCAGTTTTACTAGTTTATTGAGAATATAG contains these protein-coding regions:
- the LOC108458402 gene encoding uncharacterized protein LOC108458402 isoform X2, producing MGNTSSMLTQYDIEEVQQHCNNAFSQQEIVSLYERFCQLDRNGGGFVSGEEFLSVPEFAVNPLSQRLLRMLDGLNFKEFVAFLSAFSPRATVQQKIEFIFKVYDSDGNGKVTVNDMLDVLHDLTGQFISEQQREILGSSGLKMEVEVPVD
- the LOC108458402 gene encoding uncharacterized protein LOC108458402 isoform X1; translated protein: MGNTSSMLTQYDIEEVQQHCNNAFSQQEIVSLYERFCQLDRNGGGFVSGEEFLSVPEFAVNPLSQRLLRMLDGLNFKEFVAFLSAFSPRATVQQKIEFIFKVYDSDGNGKVTVNDMLDVLHDLTGQFISEQQREQVLTKVLEEAGYNKESLLVMSDFVKILGSSGLKMEVEVPVD